The Cardinium endosymbiont cEper1 of Encarsia pergandiella nucleotide sequence ATTTGTGCATGTAGCGCTGTGCATCTAAGCCTAAGGTTAATAGGCTCTGCCAATTTCCATTGGATATAATATGTTGGATACCCGATACATAGGCATCTCCTGCAAAGTGGGTTGCCCCTTTTTCAATGGTGATCATTCGATCATGACGCAATCCACCATTACCTGAAACGGTCACGTTGCCTTTTATTTTTGCTATTCTACTTCGGCTGAGCAAGCTAGTTGCCAACGTTTTGATCTCCAAAGGATCTCGTACACCACTGTGGGATATAGCAACGCTACCTGTTTGAGTGGCAGCAGTTAATTTTTTATAGGAGATACTGCCCATAGACTGTTCACCTGGATCAGTTGCTTGTTCAGAAACTTTATTGTGCTTGGTACTGTCCCAAGCGTGGGCCGTAACAGCTGACCATGGATCTTTTGCATCTATTTCAGCATCAAAATCAATAAAATCAACGCCATAGGTATAGGTAAAGGCACCTTTACCAGTTGCCTTCGGTTTTTTGATGGAGACTACACCATCATTTACTACAACAATTTGTCCATTGGCTTCGGCTCGAATATTTAAAAAGTCCCAATCGGATATTTCGTGTTGTGAAATATTTTCATGTACAATAGCAGTAGCTTCAATTTTATGACTTAAGCCACTATATCCATTCAAGATCTTTTTAAAAAGATCGCTATCTTTTATTTTTACAAAATGCATTGTTTTGGGTGCAAGGGTAGTCTTATAGGCAACATCTCTACAGGTTACGGTCAACGTAGATAATCCGGTTGACCTAGATTGGATGGCCAATTTAGCTACTACACCTTCAAATAGTTGGGCTAAGCCATCGTCATAGCCAGCTTGTATCACAACAGTGGCACCAATGGTAAAAGTTTTGTCATTGGCTATAGAAAAAGTTTGTGACTGAATGCTACCATCATGCAAAACTATTTTTGCATAAGGAATTTTATTGATCCTTTTATCCACTATTATGGATTGTATAGGGTAACTTGTATCTAGGGTTTTACCGCCTATTTTTATGGAGTACTTAATAAAATCACCTGATATAGAAGCCATGAAGATAAAAAAATAAAGCAAAGAAAATATGGTTGTGCACGCTGCCTATGTAGGTCAAAATATATCCTTAGCGGATTAAGTCATTAGATACCAAATACTCTCCTGACCTTTTATAGGCTTATTTGCTTACCGATCAGAGGGTCAACCTGAAATAGTAGCACAAATAGGGTCTATTGGATCCATCCATTTAATATGAACCTTTTCATCATGCATAGGTAATAAAGTAAATAACAGGAGCATTTCCAAAAAAATAGACTATAAAGATGATTTTGAAATCAAAGGAATTTGAGCCTGCTTGAAAATAATATCTGGCTTTAGCCTTAAGCATAAAAAATCAATGCGCTTTTTAAAAAAGTATTTGTAGCTTTGCATGAGGCACAATCTATAAAGTGTGTGCATGCTATTTTGCAGCCCAAGCGTACCAATATGAAACATTTTAAATGGCTGATATACAACAGCTATTCTACGTTCATTAATTTTTATTTTAATCTTGCAGATCAACGATTTTATAACACTATACAAAAAAAAAGAAGTAGTCACCAAACTTACGGACTACCTAAAAGAAGATCCAAAAAATAAAGCCCTCCATTTACGTGGTATACAAGGTAGCTTAGATGCTGTATTGACTGCCGCACTGCATCAAAGTTCTGGCCATTTACAATTAGTGGTAGTTGAAAACAAAGAAGAAGCAGTGGCTATGTATGGAGACCTAAGCCACCTATTGCCCAGCTGCTCTGTGCTGCGCTTACCCAGTTTAGAAGAAGATAAGCATAAAACGATTCAACAGAAACGATCGGCCATCATACATGCTATAAGCGAAAGCAAAGCTGCGCCATTGGTCGTCACACATATAGCCGCACTGCTGGAAAAGATCTTAGATCCATCGCTAGTGGCCACTATGTCTTACAAGATACAAGTAGCTCAAACCCTGTCGATTCAAAACTTGGAAAACATGCTTAAACAAAAAGGATTTATAAAAGTAGATTTTGTTTACCAGACAAGTCAATTTGCAATACGTGGTGGCATTATTGATATATATCCAGTCAACCAATCGTTTCCTTATCGAATAGAACTATGGGGAGATGAAGTTTCCTCGATCCGTATTTTTGATCCCAAAGACCAAAAATCTTTTAAACAAACCAATGTTGCAACGATTGTACCTAACCCAGAAACGACAACGGAAAAACCATTGCGCTACACTTCCTTTTCAGCTTGTCTACCAGTAGGTAGCTCTATTTGGCTAAAAAACAAAGCAAAAATATTGGCACAACCATCTGGCCTAAATACGGCACCAGCCCCTTCCCATACGCTAGAAACAATAGAAAGTTTTATAGCGTCTATTGTACCCTTTCATCAAATTCTATTTGGATCGGTCCCATCTCTTATGGGAGATAACGATCTTATACTAGACTACGATGCTGAAAAACAACCCCTTTTTCAACAAAATTTTAACCTTCTAGCAGATGACCTCCATAAAAGAAATCAGCAAAACTACGATATATCTATTACAGCCGCCTCTACAGGACAACTTGCACGACTGAAAACTATTTTAGAAAATAGCGCCCCCACAACAACTTTTATACCATTGCTGGTCAGTTTACGCGAAGGGTACATAGATCATACGGCCAAAATAGTCTGCTATAGTGATCATGAAATTTTTAATAGATACTATAGGTACCAACCACCCAAACCCCATACTACAACAGAAGCTTTACTAGCCGATGCATGCAGGAAGCTAGAAATTGGTGATTATGTCGTACATAGTGACTATGGCATTGGCCGATTTTCTGGATTACATTCATTAAACATCCATACACAGAAGCAAGAAGCCATCCGACTGATTTATAAAAACAATGATATGGTCTACGTAAATGTACACGAACTATACAAAATCAGCAAATATACCAGTAAGGATGGCACAACACCCCATATGCATACATTAGGTACTGCTGCCTGGAAACGTAAAAAAAACAGTGTTAAAAAACAGATCAAAGATATTGCCAAAGAACTCATTACACTTTATGCAGAACGAAAAAAAACGAAAGGGTTTGCTTTTGGGCAAGATACTGTACTAGATGCGGCACTAGCCTCTTCTTTCTGCCATGAAGAAACGCCTGATCAAGCCATAGCGATTGATGCAGTGAAGCAAGACATGGAACGCCCCACCCCTATGGATCGACTGGTATGTGGCGATGTAGGATTTGGTAAAACAGAAATAGCCATTCGTGCTGCTTTAAAAGCAGCAGCAGATGGCAAGCAAGTGGCTGTACTAGTGCCCACTACTATTTTAGCACTACAACACTATAACTCTTTTATCAACAGGCTCTCTAATTTACCCGTTCATGTTGGTTACATCAACCGATTTAAAACCAAACAAGAAATTCAACAAACGCTTGCCGATACCGCTTCTGGAAAGGTGGATATTCTTATTGGTACACACAAACTGCTGACGAATAGTGTGCAATTTAAAGATTTAGGGCTATTAATTATCGATGAAGAACAAAAATTTGGTGTAAGTGCCAAAGAAAAATTGAAAAAGATCCGTTTGAATATAGACACACTCACTTTAACGGCTACACCTATCCCACGCAGCCTTCATTTTTCACTGATGGGCGCTAGAGATTTAAGTATACTTACTACCCCTCCCAACCATAGACTGGCCATCCAAACAAAGGTGCACCGATTCGATTTTAAAATCATTCAAGAAGCCATAGAAGAGGAAATGGCTCGTGGAGGACAAATTTTTTTTGTGCACAATAGGGTAAGCAATATCCAGACTATCGCTCAAAATTTATCAGATTTCCTGCCGACCGCACGGATCTGTGTAGCCCATGGTCAAATGGCCGGATCTATGCTAGAAGAAAAAATACTACAATTTATAGTAGGCCGATACGATATACTAGTAGCCACCAATATTATAGAATCTGGAATGGATATACCTAACGTGAATACCATTATCATCAATGATAGCCACCTTTTTGGCCTTGCTGATTTACATCAAATGCGTGGAAGAGTGGGTCGTTCTAATGTGCAAGCTTTTTGCCATTTATTGATTCCAGAAGATACCACTCTTACGCCAGAAGCAAAACTACGCCTAGCTGCATTAGAGGAATGTTCCGGATTAGGAGATGGCTTTAAACTGGCTATGAAGGATCTAGACATACGTGGCGCAGGGGACCTATTGGGTGCAGCACAAAGTGGCTTTATATCAGATATTGGTTTCGATACCTATTGTAAAATATTAGAAGAAACGGTAGAAGAGGTGAAGCATAGTGATTTTAAAACATTGTTTCCCCAAGAAACTAAAAGGGTATATAACGAATGCTCCGTTGAAACAGACTGTGAAGCACTTTTACCACCTGAATATGTCGCTAGTACCACCCAACGAATCACACTTTACACTAGGCTGAATGGGCTTAAAAACATAGATCAATTAACCGAATTTAAAGCAGAGTTAATCGATAGATTTGGTCCATTGCCTAGCGCTACAGAGACCCTATTGGAAACGATACAACTTCGATGGGAAGCAGAACGGATTGGCTTTCAAAAAATTTTATTCAAAGGCCAATGCCTATATTGCTCTTTAGGCGTTGATTTTCAAAAAAATAATTTGAATATGTGGGAAAATATTATGCACTATATACAACAACGTCCAGCTTATTGTCAGTTAAAAAAAATGGGTCAAAACTTGATACTGATGATTACTGCAGATTTGGATAGTGTTCTTTCAGCAAGAAATCTACTGGCCACTATAGCCATCGCTTAAAATTATAGTCTACTGAAAAAAATAAAAATCAATCATTTTATTGTCCTATAATCTGAATGGACTACTTTACACATGGATACAAGAATTTTTAAAGCATGAAAAGCCCTACAACTGATTCAGTCTATCTTCCTTCTGATGCCATTCAGAAAAGAGCCTATATTCCATCATTGGATGCATATCTAAAAATATATAACGGCTCCATTAAAGATCCGGGGAAGTTTTGGGAAAAAATAGCTACAGATTTTTTTTGGAAAACCAAACCGGTGGGTCCATTTCTAAACTATAATTTTGACCTAAACAAGGGAAATATTTTTATAAAATGGATGGAAGGCGCTACTACCAACATTTGTTATAACCTGGTAGACAAACCAATTCAGGATGGCTATGGAGACAAGATTGCCTATTATTGGGAAGGCAATGAGCCAGGTGAACAAAAGCAAATCACCTACCAAGCGCTGCTAAAGGCTATTTGTAAATGTGCCAATGTTTTAAAAGATCTGGGGATAAAAAAGGGAGACCGGGTAGCCATTTATATGCCGAATACCATAGAGGCGATCGTAGCCATGTTAAGTTGTGCGCGGATTGGTGCGATCCACGTTGTTGTTTTTGCAGGATTCTCAGCAAACGCACTAGCAGAACGAATCATAGCAGCACAAGCAAAACTCTTGATAACAGCTGATGGAACATTCCGGGGCACAAAGTTTATTGCCCTCAAATCCATCGCAACCCAAGCATTGATGCAATGTAAGGCAGCTGGTCACCCACTGAACCATTGTATGGTGTTTAATCGCTTGCAGACTACCCAACAAATACCTGAGATTCCTTGGAATGACGCTATAGATTGCGCCTGGGAAAAATTGATGGCGTCTGCATCAGAGCTATGTACACCTGAGTGGGTGGATGGGGAAGATCCGCTATTTATACTTTATACAAGTGGTTCAACTGGCAAACCAAAGGGTGTGCTCCATACAACTGGCGGATACCTGTTATATACTGCAACGGTATTTAAATATGCCTTTGATTACCACCCAGAAGATATATTTTTTTGTTCTGGAGATTTAGGCTGGATTACAGGTCATACTTTTAATGTGTACGGTGCACTGGCCTGTAAAAGCACTTCTGTTATATTTGACGGTATTCCAACCTATCCAGATGGGGGACGCTTCTGGGATTTGATTGATCGGTATAAGGTAACGACATTTTATACAGCGCCTACAGCGATTCGAACCCTTATGCAACTGCCTGCTTCATATGTAACAAAATATAGTAGAGCCTCTTTGCGCATACTGGGTTCAGTGGGAGAACCTATTGATCCTTCATCTTGGCGCTGGTTTTACGAAGTAGTGGGATCAAGTCGCTGTCCCATCATTGATACCTTTTGGCAGACAGAAACAGGCGCGCCCATTATTTGTCCACTTCCTGGATCTACACCATTAAAGCCTGGCTCTGCCACACTTCCCTTTTGGGGGATTGTACCCACAATCGTTGATGAGGATGGTATTGAAGTTATAGGTCCAGGAAAAGGCCACCTTGTGATCAAAAATCCCTGGCCAGGGATGGCAAGGACACTGGACAGAGATCATCAGCGCTTTCAAGCCACCTATTTTGAGCCATACCATGGATATTACTATACAGGAGATGGTGCAGAACGTGATGCAGATGGCTATTTTTGGATAACAGGTAGAACAGATGATATGCTGAATTGCTCCGGTCACTTGATATCAACCGCTGAAATTGAATCCGTACTGATGCAACATCCCTCGGTAGCAGAAGCGGCTGCCGTATCGGCCCTACATGCTATAAAAGGCGAATCCATCCATTGTTTTATTGTATTAAAAGATGGGCAAATATATAATCACACAATTGAATATGAGATCAAATCAATGATCCGAAACCAAATAGGGGCTTTTGCCGTTCCGGACCTGATAGAACCTGTACCGGCGCTGCCTAAAGTTGGCTCTGGAAAAATAATGCGTCGACTGCTCAGAAAAATAGTACGAAAAGAAGGCTATTTAGGTGACACCTCCACACTAGTGGACCCCAATATTATTGACCAGCTCCGCGCACTTACTTTAAATAACACTAAGATGCTGTAAACCACATAAGGGCAATCCTATCTATTTTGTATTTTTATATAGCTTTTAGCAAATTGTCATCTATGCTACTCAAAAGGCTTGCGATAGATTAGTATATTATATAGCAACATGATCCTATGCACATGGAACAAAATACATTGATCTCTACAAATTGTTCTGCCGAAAAAAGCCTATCTAAACCGCTTAGTACGCACCATCCTCAGTTGCCTAGAAAGCTATATATAGAAAGCTACGGCTGTCAAATGAACTTTTCTGATAGTGAGATTGTAGCTTCTATTATGGCCCAACAAGGTTTTGTCTTTACAGATCAGCATCATAAAGCAGACCTTATTCTCATCAACACATGTGCCATTCGGGATAAAGCAGAACAGACCATCCGCAATAGGCTATTGGTTTTTAACCAACAAAAAATAAGCCAACCAGATCTTATTGTAGGTATATTAGGGTGTATGGCAGAACGGCTTAAAACGCAATTACTAGAAGAAGAAAAAGTAGTTGATTTGATAGCAGGTCCAGATGCCTACAGAGATCTTCCCCGACTTATTAGTCAGGTAGATCAAGGGTATAAGGCAGTCAATACTTTTCTATCTAAAGAAGAAACCTATGCCGATATTGCCCCTATTCGATTACACTCCAGTGGGGTAACCGCCTTTATCTCTATTATGAGGGGATGTAACAATATGTGTTCTTTTTGTATTGTTCCCTTTACCAGAGGGCGTGAACGAAGCAGAGATCCCTATTCTATAGTACAAGAAGCCAAAAAATTATTTGAAGCAGGTTATAAAGAAATTACCCTTTTGGGACAAAATGTAGACTCCTATAGCTGGCATCCATCTGTCGCATCAGCTACTCACCCACTATCGAATAAAGCCAATGATCAGGTAATCCACTTTTCCCAATTGCTAGCCATGGTGGCTGAAATTGATCCCACCTTAAGGGTACGTTTTTCTACCTCTCATCCCAAAGATATGACCGATGCAGTGTTGTATACCATGAAACGGTATCCGAATATCTGTAAACATATTCACCTTCCTGTGCAAAGTGGCAATAGCCGCATCTTAGCGCTTATGAATCGCACCTATGATCGAGCATGGTATCTTGAAAGAATTCAGGCCATTAGAACTATTTTAGGTCCATTTTGTGCCATTTCTTCTGATATGATTGCAGGATTCTGCTCCGAAACAGAAGCAGAACATCACGATACACTCTCTTTAATGGATGAGGTGCAATATGATTTCTCTTTTATGTTTTATTATTCCCAGCGGCCAGGTACATTGGCCGCTAGAAAATACCCAGATGATGTACCAGAAACCGTTAAAAAGCGTAGATTAAGTGAAATTATAGCTAAGCAACGTGCACACGCCTTAATGCACAATCAAAAAAGTATAGATCAGGTTCATCAAGTCTTGATTGAAAAACGTTCTAAGAAATCAGAAGCATTTTTGCAAGGTAGAACCAGTCAAAATAAGATTGTTGTCTTCCCTAAAGAGAACTATACAATAGGTCATTACGTAGATGTACACATTACAAATTGCAATGCAGCTACTTTATTTGGCACAGTAGTAGCTTAAAGCCTATAAGATATATGAAAGAGGATCTTCAATACATCAAGCAACGGTTTAATATCATTGGCAATGCACCATTGTTGAATAGAGCAGTTGAGATAGCCATTCAGGTAGCTTCTACTGACTTATCTGTTTTAATTATGGGTGAAAGTGGTACTGGAAAAGAATCTTTTTCAAAAATTATTCATGGACTAAGTCCCTGCCGACATGGTAAATTTATAGCTATTAACTGTGGAGCTATTCCAGAAGGCACAATAGACGCTGAACTTTTTGGCCATGAAAAAGGTGCCTTTACTAGTGCATTAGAAAGCCGAAAAGGCTATTTTGAAGAAGCGAACGGGGGAACCATCTTTTTAGATGAAATAGGTGAAATGCCTTTGGGTACCCAAACCAGACTTTTACGGATATTAGAATATGGAGAATATATAAAAGTAGGTGCCTCTAGTGTACAAAAAACCAAAGTGCGTGTAGTAGCTGCCACCCATGTAGACTTAATCCATGCCATTCAACAGAGTAAATTCCGAGAAGATTTGTATTACAGGCTCAATACCGTTCCAATTAACATACCGCCTTTGCGTGAACGAGGTGCAGACATTATACAATTGTTTCATAAGTTTTCTAGTGATTTCGCCACTAAGTATCGCACCAAACCGCTAGAAATCAGAACAGAATCAAAAGATATTTTATGTACCTATCCATTTCCAGGTAATATCCGCCAATTAAAAAATATTGTAGAACAAATGGCACTTCTTGAAGAGGTAGCAATCGTTACACCACAGGTATTGGAAAAGTATTTACCAAAAGTACAAAACCACACTTTACCCGTACTTTATAAAAAATGGAACAATAATGAGCTACTTGAAAAAGAATATATCTACCCTATTTTATTTGATTTAAAAAGAGATATCGCAGAATTAAAAGCGTTACTATTTAATTTGATGGAATCTGGTACTATAAACCACCCTATTATAAAAGAAGACCCACGCCGATTCAGCACCCATAGTGACCCAAAAAATATAGCCCAACAGATCCATTTATTAGAAACAGCACAATCTTTTAAAGAAGATCAACTAAATTGTATAGGCGCATCCGATAAAACAGAAAATCTATCCATTGAAGCGCAAGAGCAGGCTTTAATCCGTAGGTCTTTGCAAAAAAACCATGGAAATCGTAAAAATGCAGCTGATGACTTAGGGATTTCTGAAAGAACGCTTTATCGAAAAATTAAACAATATGAGATTGAAGAGTTCGATGTTAAACGGTAACCTATACTTTCTCTTTAGCCTATTTTGGCTGCATGGTTGTGGTCTTTTTACTTTCTCAGGGGCTTCACTCCCTGGTGATATACAAACTTTTTCTATTCAGGAGTTTTATACAGAGACATCAGATGGCCCAACAGATTTACCTAAAAAGCTTACTGAAGCACTTGAAGCAAAAATATTACGCCTAACTTCCTTAACCAAACAAGATAAAGATGGTGACATCCAGTACGAAGGGGTGATTAAGTCTTTCTCATATCGTACAACTTTCAGTACCAAAAGTGAGGATAAAGATAATCCTAAAGAAATACAACGGCTAACCATAACCGTAGAAGTTTCTTGCGTGAATGCTTCTGATGAAACATCCTCTTTTAACAAAAAACAATTTTCAGCCAGTGCTGATATGTTTTCTACTGAAAATCAGTATGAAAAAGAAAATCAATTGATTAAAGAAATCTTTCGTCAACTAGTAGATGATATTTGTAACAAATCCATAGATAATTGGTAAACTTGAAATTGTTTTTACCATGCAAGTTCAAAAACTATTAAAATTATTGGCATATCCTGCA carries:
- the vgrG gene encoding type VI secretion system tip protein VgrG, giving the protein MASISGDFIKYSIKIGGKTLDTSYPIQSIIVDKRINKIPYAKIVLHDGSIQSQTFSIANDKTFTIGATVVIQAGYDDGLAQLFEGVVAKLAIQSRSTGLSTLTVTCRDVAYKTTLAPKTMHFVKIKDSDLFKKILNGYSGLSHKIEATAIVHENISQHEISDWDFLNIRAEANGQIVVVNDGVVSIKKPKATGKGAFTYTYGVDFIDFDAEIDAKDPWSAVTAHAWDSTKHNKVSEQATDPGEQSMGSISYKKLTAATQTGSVAISHSGVRDPLEIKTLATSLLSRSRIAKIKGNVTVSGNGGLRHDRMITIEKGATHFAGDAYVSGIQHIISNGNWQSLLTLGLDAQRYMHKYHDIGPLPAAGMMPPMHGLQLGIVKQITQDPQKHDRILVHLPLVQDKPKEGIWCRLASFYATQASGAFFIPELEDEVVVGFINDDIRFPIILGSLHSSKHPSPKTIDPKNSFKSFVSREKLEFTFHDDKEGPEIIIKTAKKGVIQLSDKQKSIEIVDQNGNKVVLSNTGINLSSSKDIHLNARGSITIQAGKDIVLSGMQNVKLKSMNINAQASMKATLSGNASTEVKSGMATIIKGTTVLIN
- the lptE gene encoding LPS assembly lipoprotein LptE, with amino-acid sequence MLNGNLYFLFSLFWLHGCGLFTFSGASLPGDIQTFSIQEFYTETSDGPTDLPKKLTEALEAKILRLTSLTKQDKDGDIQYEGVIKSFSYRTTFSTKSEDKDNPKEIQRLTITVEVSCVNASDETSSFNKKQFSASADMFSTENQYEKENQLIKEIFRQLVDDICNKSIDNW
- the mfd gene encoding transcription-repair coupling factor, giving the protein MQINDFITLYKKKEVVTKLTDYLKEDPKNKALHLRGIQGSLDAVLTAALHQSSGHLQLVVVENKEEAVAMYGDLSHLLPSCSVLRLPSLEEDKHKTIQQKRSAIIHAISESKAAPLVVTHIAALLEKILDPSLVATMSYKIQVAQTLSIQNLENMLKQKGFIKVDFVYQTSQFAIRGGIIDIYPVNQSFPYRIELWGDEVSSIRIFDPKDQKSFKQTNVATIVPNPETTTEKPLRYTSFSACLPVGSSIWLKNKAKILAQPSGLNTAPAPSHTLETIESFIASIVPFHQILFGSVPSLMGDNDLILDYDAEKQPLFQQNFNLLADDLHKRNQQNYDISITAASTGQLARLKTILENSAPTTTFIPLLVSLREGYIDHTAKIVCYSDHEIFNRYYRYQPPKPHTTTEALLADACRKLEIGDYVVHSDYGIGRFSGLHSLNIHTQKQEAIRLIYKNNDMVYVNVHELYKISKYTSKDGTTPHMHTLGTAAWKRKKNSVKKQIKDIAKELITLYAERKKTKGFAFGQDTVLDAALASSFCHEETPDQAIAIDAVKQDMERPTPMDRLVCGDVGFGKTEIAIRAALKAAADGKQVAVLVPTTILALQHYNSFINRLSNLPVHVGYINRFKTKQEIQQTLADTASGKVDILIGTHKLLTNSVQFKDLGLLIIDEEQKFGVSAKEKLKKIRLNIDTLTLTATPIPRSLHFSLMGARDLSILTTPPNHRLAIQTKVHRFDFKIIQEAIEEEMARGGQIFFVHNRVSNIQTIAQNLSDFLPTARICVAHGQMAGSMLEEKILQFIVGRYDILVATNIIESGMDIPNVNTIIINDSHLFGLADLHQMRGRVGRSNVQAFCHLLIPEDTTLTPEAKLRLAALEECSGLGDGFKLAMKDLDIRGAGDLLGAAQSGFISDIGFDTYCKILEETVEEVKHSDFKTLFPQETKRVYNECSVETDCEALLPPEYVASTTQRITLYTRLNGLKNIDQLTEFKAELIDRFGPLPSATETLLETIQLRWEAERIGFQKILFKGQCLYCSLGVDFQKNNLNMWENIMHYIQQRPAYCQLKKMGQNLILMITADLDSVLSARNLLATIAIA
- the miaB gene encoding tRNA (N6-isopentenyl adenosine(37)-C2)-methylthiotransferase MiaB, whose translation is MHMEQNTLISTNCSAEKSLSKPLSTHHPQLPRKLYIESYGCQMNFSDSEIVASIMAQQGFVFTDQHHKADLILINTCAIRDKAEQTIRNRLLVFNQQKISQPDLIVGILGCMAERLKTQLLEEEKVVDLIAGPDAYRDLPRLISQVDQGYKAVNTFLSKEETYADIAPIRLHSSGVTAFISIMRGCNNMCSFCIVPFTRGRERSRDPYSIVQEAKKLFEAGYKEITLLGQNVDSYSWHPSVASATHPLSNKANDQVIHFSQLLAMVAEIDPTLRVRFSTSHPKDMTDAVLYTMKRYPNICKHIHLPVQSGNSRILALMNRTYDRAWYLERIQAIRTILGPFCAISSDMIAGFCSETEAEHHDTLSLMDEVQYDFSFMFYYSQRPGTLAARKYPDDVPETVKKRRLSEIIAKQRAHALMHNQKSIDQVHQVLIEKRSKKSEAFLQGRTSQNKIVVFPKENYTIGHYVDVHITNCNAATLFGTVVA
- a CDS encoding sigma 54-interacting transcriptional regulator, with product MKEDLQYIKQRFNIIGNAPLLNRAVEIAIQVASTDLSVLIMGESGTGKESFSKIIHGLSPCRHGKFIAINCGAIPEGTIDAELFGHEKGAFTSALESRKGYFEEANGGTIFLDEIGEMPLGTQTRLLRILEYGEYIKVGASSVQKTKVRVVAATHVDLIHAIQQSKFREDLYYRLNTVPINIPPLRERGADIIQLFHKFSSDFATKYRTKPLEIRTESKDILCTYPFPGNIRQLKNIVEQMALLEEVAIVTPQVLEKYLPKVQNHTLPVLYKKWNNNELLEKEYIYPILFDLKRDIAELKALLFNLMESGTINHPIIKEDPRRFSTHSDPKNIAQQIHLLETAQSFKEDQLNCIGASDKTENLSIEAQEQALIRRSLQKNHGNRKNAADDLGISERTLYRKIKQYEIEEFDVKR
- the acs gene encoding acetate--CoA ligase, whose protein sequence is MKSPTTDSVYLPSDAIQKRAYIPSLDAYLKIYNGSIKDPGKFWEKIATDFFWKTKPVGPFLNYNFDLNKGNIFIKWMEGATTNICYNLVDKPIQDGYGDKIAYYWEGNEPGEQKQITYQALLKAICKCANVLKDLGIKKGDRVAIYMPNTIEAIVAMLSCARIGAIHVVVFAGFSANALAERIIAAQAKLLITADGTFRGTKFIALKSIATQALMQCKAAGHPLNHCMVFNRLQTTQQIPEIPWNDAIDCAWEKLMASASELCTPEWVDGEDPLFILYTSGSTGKPKGVLHTTGGYLLYTATVFKYAFDYHPEDIFFCSGDLGWITGHTFNVYGALACKSTSVIFDGIPTYPDGGRFWDLIDRYKVTTFYTAPTAIRTLMQLPASYVTKYSRASLRILGSVGEPIDPSSWRWFYEVVGSSRCPIIDTFWQTETGAPIICPLPGSTPLKPGSATLPFWGIVPTIVDEDGIEVIGPGKGHLVIKNPWPGMARTLDRDHQRFQATYFEPYHGYYYTGDGAERDADGYFWITGRTDDMLNCSGHLISTAEIESVLMQHPSVAEAAAVSALHAIKGESIHCFIVLKDGQIYNHTIEYEIKSMIRNQIGAFAVPDLIEPVPALPKVGSGKIMRRLLRKIVRKEGYLGDTSTLVDPNIIDQLRALTLNNTKML